In the Variovorax sp. S12S4 genome, one interval contains:
- a CDS encoding flavin reductase family protein, protein MSSNSNSEDDFHFYEPAKGHGLPHDPFNAMVGPRPIGWISSQDENGALNLAPYSFFNAFNYTPPIVGFASIGAKDSLHNIRQTREFGWNLATRPLAEQMNQSCAAVPPEVNEFELAGLTPAASRNIAVPRVAESPVSFECRLTQLLQLEGVNGEPVPTWLILGEVVGVHIARHLLKNGIYDTAAARPILRGGGPADYFEISPDNLFKMFRPR, encoded by the coding sequence ATGTCCAGCAACAGCAACAGCGAAGACGACTTCCACTTCTACGAGCCCGCCAAGGGCCACGGTCTGCCGCACGATCCGTTCAATGCAATGGTCGGTCCGCGGCCGATCGGATGGATCTCGTCGCAGGACGAGAACGGCGCGCTCAACCTCGCGCCGTACAGTTTTTTCAACGCCTTCAACTACACGCCGCCCATCGTGGGCTTTGCGAGCATTGGCGCCAAGGACAGCCTGCACAACATCCGCCAGACGCGCGAGTTCGGCTGGAACCTGGCCACCCGGCCGCTGGCCGAGCAAATGAACCAGTCGTGCGCGGCCGTCCCGCCCGAGGTGAACGAGTTCGAGCTTGCCGGCCTCACGCCAGCGGCTTCGCGCAACATTGCGGTGCCGCGCGTGGCCGAAAGCCCGGTGTCCTTCGAATGCCGGCTCACGCAGCTGCTGCAGCTCGAAGGCGTGAACGGCGAGCCGGTGCCCACATGGCTCATCCTCGGCGAAGTGGTGGGCGTGCACATTGCACGGCACCTGCTGAAAAACGGCATTTACGACACGGCTGCCGCGCGCCCCATCTTGCGTGGCGGCGGCCCGGCCGACTATTTCGAGATCAGCCCCGACAATCTCTTCAAGATGTTCCGACCGCGCTGA